In a genomic window of Kluyveromyces marxianus DMKU3-1042 DNA, complete genome, chromosome 7:
- the EMC10 gene encoding Emc10p has translation MNLQGIVTVLLCLISFALANLEVSGDLYLIDDFGSRLELAKLSSTPEDAGNGIDISLDSLAASYEAGNYRVCANLGDYYNECFSYLTIEQPLAYQLKLETVGNELIRMSLEKSSGVNGIEGVIEEIQQGVVPETIKLKKRTMTYEEKKKAESRGTGTAAFEEDIVEEDQKTFVQKNWKFIVVGLLVYVFIANSSQQ, from the coding sequence ATGAATTTACAAGGAATCGTTACTGTTTTGCTGTGTCTTATAAGTTTTGCTCTCGCAAACTTAGAGGTATCGGGTGACTTATATCttattgatgattttgGCAGCAGATTAGAGCTTGCGAAGCTGAGCAGCACGCCAGAAGATGCCGGCAATGGTATAGATATTAGTTTGGATAGCCTGGCTGCTAGTTATGAGGCTGGTAACTACAGAGTGTGTGCGAACTTAGGAGATTACTATAACGAGTGCTTTTCATATTTGACCATTGAACAGCCATTGGCATATCAATTGAAGCTCGAAACAGTTGGTAATGAGCTAATTCGCATGTCACTGGAGAAAAGCAGTGGTGTAAATGGTATTGAGGGGGTAATAGAGGAAATTCAGCAAGGTGTAGTGCCAGAAACGATTAAATTGAAGAAGCGTACGATGACATacgaagaaaagaagaaagcaGAGAGTAGGGGCACTGGTACTGCTGCATTCGAGGAGGATATAGTAGAGGAGGATCAGAAAACGTTTGTGCAAAAGAACTGGAAGTTCATTGTCGTTGGGTTGTTGGTGTATGTTTTCATAGCGAATAGTTCGCAACAATGA
- the IPK1 gene encoding inositol pentakisphosphate 2-kinase — protein MVVSIVGRGNANIVCVVDHDYTEVYRISVRFGQLSANNTYVQDNYKYIDSVVRNIGPIGDLLVPMRIQAVPAISELGDLAKSEGVAIDEEYMSCIVMPHLYAQQNIYKKLDHFNRVHFNEACDLVTWEFKPKWLYQSTDYCRNCSHNAWKGRGIGYCFLDEPSVILHEVFETQQQLPLPREFLDDITKYLSAPDNILQRLYAAQLQAKDDLALLMILRDVTCFLSWSQKTREISVKVVDVDLKPMEKLGHWKSTEAALSSLPNGMKRQRHDFGGTTHIN, from the coding sequence ATGGTTGTTAGTATAGTAGGTCGGGGCAATGCCAACATAGTTTGTGTTGTTGATCATGATTATACAGAAGTGTATCGTATAAGCGTACGATTTGGTCAACTGTCTGCGAACAATACGTATGTGCAAGACAATTACAAATATATAGACTCAGTTGTGCGAAATATCGGTCCAATAGGCGATTTGCTGGTTCCTATGAGGATACAGGCTGTTCCTGCTATTTCTGAGCTTGGAGATTTGGCTAAAAGTGAAGGAGTGGCTATAGATGAGGAATATATGAGTTGTATCGTGATGCCGCATTTGTATGCACAGCAgaatatatacaagaaGCTGGATCATTTCAACAGGGTACATTTCAATGAAGCATGCGACTTGGTAACCTGGGAATTTAAACCAAAATGGCTGTACCAGAGCACAGACTATTGTAGAAATTGTTCACATAACGCTTGGAAGGGAAGAGGTATCGGATATTGCTTTCTTGACGAGCCTTCTGTTATACTCCACGAGGTGTTCGAAACTCAGCAGCAGCTACCGTTACCACGCGAATTCCTGGATGATATAACGAAATACCTGAGTGCACCAGATAACATTTTGCAGAGATTGTATGCAGCACAACTTCAAGCCAAAGACGATTTGGCACTTTTAATGATACTTAGAGACGTGACATGTTTCTTGAGCTGGTCTCAAAAAACTCGAGAAATTAGTGTGAAAGTTGTGGATGTTGATTTGAAGCCCATGGAGAAGCTCGGCCATTGGAAATCGACAGAAGCAGCACTTTCCTCTCTACCTAATGGAATGAAGCGACAGCGTCACGATTTTGGGGGTACCACACACATAAATTAA
- the YOS9 gene encoding Yos9p gives MVSVLVFLVLSVTQFARLVFSEPVKDVQQIPYSLKYVDEDFFDAIRGNETLMSKGKVVRIDDTECFYSTSPVEPEIMEEEELSEIVKVINDHLVGCLRKDDFFWIYSLCSEEVRSLSQSHDKTKFILGQSANYNSTSDYSYEGSDDMPYIKQILNNGTICDITGRPRKTEIRYYCTYDAFSPIKISIEEVQTCQYIEKIFIPELCRFKSMNRLVEEFSAHRIYCHKAQNNVSSLFYLLNHYSFQPCPKDIFLLTPNDRSVDRPVIMFRTELTDKEASVTTVEDKFIEGLLENLEYILKMEFIRTPEGGAIMPGDVFLWRAPVMDLDGQLLFLIDLEFNSASQAIARINYDIFMLDDLPLHNVVTFSRVLDLETTPNPNYGPSKVYKIFQNPVIHPPENIGEDAMGRKIAEALSQAFAEAGLEGFDFQMVEADV, from the coding sequence ATGGTATCTGTTCTGGTATTTTTGGTCTTATCTGTAACTCAGTTTGCACGTTTAGTCTTTTCGGAGCCAGTGAAAGATGTTCAACAGATCCCCTATTCGTTGAAGTATGTGGATGAAGACTTCTTTGATGCTATTAGGGGCAATGAAACGTTGATGAGTAAGGGTAAAGTTGTTAGAATTGATGACACCGAATGTTTTTACAGCACTTCACCGGTTGAGCCAGAGATAatggaagaggaagaacttTCCGAAATTGTCAAGGTGATCAATGATCATCTAGTTGGATGTCTAAGGAAAGATGacttcttctggatctaTAGCTTGTGTTCGGAGGAGGTTCGAAGCTTATCTCAATCTCATGATAAGACGAAATTTATTTTGGGGCAATCGGCAAACTATAACTCCACAAGTGATTATTCTTACGAAGGCAGCGATGACATGCCGTATATCAAACAGATCTTGAACAACGGAACGATCTGTGATATTACAGGAAGGCCCAGAAAAACTGAGATACGCTATTACTGTACATATGATGCGTTTTCGCCGATTAAAATTAGTATTGAAGAAGTGCAAACATGTCAATACATAGAAAAGATCTTCATTCCGGAATTATGCAGGTTCAAGTCCATGAACCGCTTAGTTGAAGAGTTCTCTGCACACAGGATATACTGTCATAAGGCGCAGAATAATGTATCATCGCTTTTTTATCTACTTAACCATTACTCGTTTCAACCTTGCCCGAAGGacatatttcttttgaCACCCAATGACAGATCTGTTGATAGACCAGTTATCATGTTCCGCACAGAACTAACGGACAAAGAAGCGAGTGTGACTACGGTAGAAGACAAGTTCATCGAAGGTCTTCTTGAAAACTTGGAATACATTCTCAAAATGGAATTCATACGAACGCCTGAAGGAGGAGCTATCATGCCTGGTGATGTGTTTTTATGGAGAGCACCAGTAATGGATCTTGATGGTCAATTACTTTTCTTGATAGATTTGGAGTTTAACAGCGCTTCCCAAGCTATTGCTAGGATCAATTATGATATTTTCATGTTGGATGACCTGCCCTTGCATAATGTGGTTACATTCTCACGAGTATTAGACTTAGAGACAACGCCAAACCCGAATTATGGCCCTTCTAAAGTTTATAAGATCTTCCAAAACCCCGTCATTCATCCTCCTGAGAATATCGGAGAAGACGCTATGGGAAGGAAAATTGCTGAAGCACTTTCTCAAGCATTCGCTGAAGCAGGCCTTGAAGGTTTTGACTTTCAAATGGTCGAAGCTGACGTCTAA
- the UBC4 gene encoding ubiquitin-conjugating enzyme E2 4, with protein sequence MSSLKRITKELNDLGRDPPTSCSAGPVGDDVYHWQASIMGPPDSPYAGGVFFLSIHFPTDYPFKPPKISFTTKIYHPNINSNGNICLDILKDQWSPALTISKVLLSICSLLTDANPDDPLVPEIAHLYKTDRAKYEATAKEWTKKYAI encoded by the coding sequence AGACCCCCCAACCTCCTGTTCTGCTGGCCCAGTAGGCGATGACGTATATCACTGGCAAGCTTCCATCATGGGTCCTCCAGACTCCCCATACGCCGGTGGtgtctttttcctttcGATCCATTTCCCAACAGATTACCCTTTCAAGCCTCCAAAGATCTCCTTCACCACTAAGATCTACCACCCAAATATCAACTCCAACGGTAACATCTGTCTAGATATCCTAAAAGACCAGTGGTCCCCAGCTTTGACCATCTCGAAAGTCTTGCTATCCATCTGCTCGCTTCTAACAGATGCCAACCCAGACGATCCATTGGTCCCTGAAATCGCTCATCTATACAAGACCGATAGAGCTAAGTACGAGGCCACCGCAAAGGAGTGGACCAAAAAATACGCTATCTAG
- the HTD2 gene encoding hydroxyacyl-thioester dehydratase HTD2 has product MSLQRTLIDYVNPVTVQRCQSLLSTILGDNKTISSSTGYHLLFFHPVPTKKTTLSNDGYYSYLTPSSILSQPRPYMRRMWVQGSIEFKKPLKNCWIRCQEDLKFIKELKKDYFVSLKRTITDQDGSLFATELRTLMYTNKAVSEDFKTQEEELEPFSNVSIIKVLDIDAMIYSSISSNPHRIHWDRDYCRNVEGYQDLIVQGPLIVQLAIAYVESVFNKSVTGIKYKNTSHLYVGNDVEICVKEHKSKGSARVLIRDTIEKGRVYFEATARY; this is encoded by the coding sequence ATGTCATTGCAACGAACTCTCATCGATTATGTTAACCCAGTGACTGTACAACGCTGTCAATCTCTTCTATCGACAATTCTTGGTGATAATAAGACTATAAGCTCATCGACTGGATACCATCtactcttcttccatcCGGTACCGACCAAGAAGACGACCCTTAGCAACGATGGGTACTACTCATATCTAACACCTAGCTCAATACTAAGCCAACCAAGGCCATACATGCGTCGAATGTGGGTCCAAGGGTCCATAGAGTTCAAGAAACCGCTAAAGAATTGCTGGATACGCTGTCAGGAAGACCTTAAATTTATTAAAGAGCTAAAGAAGGATTACTTCGTATCATTGAAACGGACGATCACAGACCAGGACGGATCACTATTTGCTACAGAATTAAGGACGTTAATGTATACGAATAAAGCGGTATCAGAGGACTTTAAGAcgcaagaagaagaattggaacCGTTCAGTAACGTTTCCATAATTAAAGTATTGGATATCGATGCTATGATATATAGTTCGATAAGCTCCAATCCACACAGGATCCACTGGGATCGTGACTATTGCCGAAATGTGGAGGGGTATCAAGATCTTATCGTCCAGGGGCCTTTGATCGTTCAACTGGCTATAGCTTACGTGGAGAGCGTATTTAACAAGAGCGTCACTGGTATTAAGTACAAGAACACTTCTCACTTGTACGTTGGAAACGACGTCGAAATATGTGTGAAGGAGCATAAATCCAAAGGAAGCGCCAGGGTACTGATACGGGATACCATTGAGAAGGGAAGAGTGTATTTCGAGGCCACAGCTCGGTATTAA
- the OMS1 gene encoding putative RNA methyltransferase, which produces MFAISGRCVRITKCSPIRTVPRAMGLVGALRWKTTYIPSPDSVYRKPKTKEQLAKEKFEADLKSDNRFIRWGAIARSEKFSKGLTKYIIGLYVLFIIYGLNYTKKLYKKEKELEKLTIKVDNGEANEYEILRYKELRNKLRTRDVEKLKKYKEIIEAEGTENLDEMKLETIDENTNNEHILPARDTTDFYEMKAEEYDDGVNFEEMMIRMGKRRKWLMKHCKGDVLEVACGTGRNIKYLDPLAINSITFLDASEKMMEITHKKFRDYLPNFKKCAFVVGKAEDLVDMNAKSGSAAPVKYDTIVEAFGLCSHKDPVKALKNFAELLKPGGRIVLLEHGRGTYDTINKILDDRAEKRLKTWGCRWNLDIGEILDDSGLDIVEEKRTHLGTTWCIVAKRKGDGKKKDEIGFFEKYLGSSVKQRMDSFYNNDKPKDK; this is translated from the coding sequence ATGTTCGCTATAAGTGGTAGATGCGTTAGGATAACAAAATGTAGCCCAATTCGGACGGTTCCAAGAGCTATGGGACTGGTTGGTGCTTTACGTTGGAAGACTACGTACATTCCTTCTCCAGATTCAGTTTACCGAAAGCCTAAGACAAAGGAGCAATTGGCGAAGGAAAAGTTCGAGGCAGATTTGAAGTCCGATAACCGGTTTATTAGATGGGGTGCTATCGCTAGGTCTGAGAAGTTCTCCAAGGGGCTAACCAAGTACATCATTGGTCTATATGTGCTATTTATCATATACGGGTTGAACTATACCAAGAAATTGTacaagaaggagaaggagtTGGAGAAACTTACAATTAAAGTCGACAATGGGGAAGCAAATGAGTATGAAATATTACGCTACAAGGAATTGAGGAACAAGCTAAGAACCAGAGACGTcgagaagttgaagaaatacAAGGAGATCATTGAAGCTGAGGGGACTGAAAATTTGGATGAGATGAAGTTGGAAACTATCGATGAGAACACCAACAATGAACACATTCTTCCGGCCAGAGACACTACAGACTTCTACGAGATGAAGGCAGAAGAGTACGACGACGGTGTTAATTTCGAAGAGATGATGATTAGAATGGGTAAAAGGCGTAAGTGGTTAATGAAACATTGTAAAGGTGATGTTTTGGAAGTTGCATGTGGTACTGGTAGAAATATTAAGTACTTGGATCCGCTGGCCATCAATTCCATCACATTCTTGGATGCATCTGAAAAGATGATGGAGATAACACACAAAAAGTTTAGAGACTACTTACCAAACTTCAAGAAGTGTGCGTTTGTTGTTGGGAAGGCTGAGGACTTGGTAGACATGAATGCGAAAAGTGGATCTGCCGCGCCTGTTAAATACGACACAATTGTTGAAGCCTTTGGTTTATGTTCCCACAAGGACCCTGTGAAGGCTCTAAAGAACTTTGCAGAACTATTAAAGCCAGGTGGAAGAATAGTTTTGTTGGAGCACGGAAGAGGTACGTACGACACAATCAACAAGATTCTTGACGACAGAGCCGAGAAACGTTTGAAAACATGGGGTTGTCGGTGGAATTTGGACATTGGTGAAATCTTGGATGACTCTGGATTGGATATTGTAGAGGAGAAAAGGACGCATCTAGGTACTACGTGGTGTATTGTCGCCAAGCGCAAGGGTGAtggtaagaagaaggatgagattggattctttgaaaagtatCTAGGTTCTAGTGTGAAGCAAAGAATGGATTCTTTCTACAACAACGATAAGCCAAAGGACAAATAG
- the DYS1 gene encoding deoxyhypusine synthase gives MSNIDGKLPDILNDAVLKQSAPVPDDFVKVEGIDYSKPESRNMRAKDLTKAMSTMGFQASSLGKACTIIDEMRTWRGEHIDKLDEHDRKGSFDENGYQKTTIFMGYTSNLISSGLRETLRFLVQHKMVDAIVASAGGIEEDIIKCLAPTYLGEFSLPGKGLRDQGMNRIGNLLVPNDNYCKFEEWIVPVLDKMLEEQEEYIKKNGADCLDSSFDQDTPIWTPSKLIRRLGKEINDESSVLYWAYKNDIPIFCPAVTDGSIGDMLFFHTFKASPKQLRLDIVSDIRRINSMSMEASRAGMIILGGGLIKHHIANACLMRNGADYAVYINTGQEFDGSDAGARPDEAVSWGKIKADAKSVKVYADATVVFPLVVAATFASE, from the coding sequence ATGTCTAATATTGACGGTAAGTTGCCAGACATCTTGAATGATGCTGTTTTGAAGCAATCTGCACCTGTCCCAGATGACTTTGTCAAAGTGGAGGGTATTGACTACAGCAAGCCTGAGTCACGCAATATGCGTGCGAAGGATTTAACCAAGGCTATGAGCACCATGGGTTTCCAGGCATCTTCTTTGGGTAAAGCTTGCACGATTattgatgagatgagaaCCTGGAGAGGTGAGCACATTGACAAGCTTGATGAGCATGACAGAAAGGGTTCTTTTGATGAGAATGGGTACCAGAAGACCACTATCTTCATGGGTTACACATCGAATTTGATTTCCTCGGGGTTGCGTGAAACTTTGAGATTCTTGGTTCAGCATAAGATGGTTGATGCTATTGTAGCCAGTGCTGGTggtattgaagaagatatcatcAAGTGTTTAGCTCCTACTTACCTAGGTGAATTTTCTCTACCCGGTAAGGGTTTGCGTGACCAGGGTATGAACCGTATCGGTAACTTGTTGGTGCCTAACGACAACTATTGtaagtttgaagaatggATTGTGCCAGTCTTGGATAAGATgcttgaagaacaagaagagtaCATCAAGAAGAATGGTGCTGACTGCCTAGATAGCAGTTTTGATCAAGATACCCCTATCTGGACCCCTTCTAAGTTGATTCGTAGACTAGGTAAGGAAATCAACGACGAGTCCAGTGTGTTGTACTGGGCTTACAAGAACGATATCCCAATCTTCTGTCCAGCCGTTACTGACGGTTCCATCGGTGACATGCTTTTCTTCCACACTTTCAAGGCTTCTCCAAAGCAGTTGAGACTCGACATCGTTTCCGATATCCGTAGAATTAACTCCATGTCCATGGAGGCTTCCAGAGCTGGTATGATCATTCTTGGAGGTGGTTTGATCAAGCACCACATTGCAAACGCATGTCTAATGAGAAATGGTGCCGATTACGCTGTGTACATCAACACCGGTCAAGAATTTGATGGTTCCGATGCTGGTGCCAGACCAGACGAAGCTGTTTCCTGGGGTAAGATCAAGGCTGATGCTAAGTCTGTCAAGGTCTACGCTGATGCTACCGTTGTTTTCCCACTAGTTGTCGCTGCTACGTTCGCAAGCGAGTAA
- the SPT7 gene encoding SAGA histone acetyltransferase complex subunit SPT7 — MLTDYQRSDAASILPTVERLFAEGVFKKYLNPSQLLLLKSLLHLRDSELKARIWDSFLTGKLELFVKLQTKKTGQGSSDGAAVVGGSTGQDSETAAGGSSGNGNGNGDDDDAENDLIDLEQLKAQLEGLDFIGNLSLKVRYVVWEHGLEDLQQQGPLDYLLLEEKGRGESGPDEKLDNDVQMTDDGAADKPADGPANGPAGEPAVAPVTTTSRAAAAPVDEEDDNYDDDEDDDDDDEDNYDDAEEDPQNVTMTNDQPIGGDSSTDSTAQTKPSEEEQKTNSVDEGDSATSPTYEVLDNGIIKLHITITKDTLNELPSVNPYDIIGNFHKIYHLFDNDKETVMRRLKLQENDQMLENSRKRSHDQIEGEEEEDDSGNPSIAHPKSSSDTKSKPKGKNDIQMDLGVVNLSLRHLLKSVQENKSKLDISDYELKHLIMDVRMNRSKWASDDKIGQEELYDACEKVVLELRNYTEHSTAFLNKVSKREAPNYDQIIKKPMDLNRVLKKLKTFQYKSKHEFVDDIMLIWRNCLTYNSDPKHFLRAHAIAMQKKSQQLIPLIPDITIRDRAQVEKELEEADADSNVKEEEEDAGSGRKGIQRRGVQKVIDDEEDDSQEVQSRGKKAKPSDTPNKKPASSGTEGTKTGSTSETEAKKSPTKQADSGNKEEQEEGAGGEGASSKPSSEQTDSENNKESVQTAAQNTSSATDNNAAEEEEDEEDEEDNTTGMMLLESDDDKDDLELSTWKTLTAKARAEICLKRSQLFTERKINAETDALLKNPSKLKHFDQFFEEYKQQKEAEFARQKLQEQSIMKNGFGAVMNQSDNALGNGASDSNFKSHSTESAIAKESNEITAEEVPLLTEYNVTNYVPDLAYEGVGKEQLDALEENMVQKIVKEGTTMKSKLMNNIDKGLGPKMNHNIQLIHEIRHICHKISLIRALQNPNKPKTPPQPQRFKEFIINDDIDLDPISQLASHDYKSDEKLINRVLHRNVSKIAMSNGFESTEPTALNMLSEITADYLSNLIKTIKLHHETHSTNKRKPIDALNMTLLENGINKPDDLFTYMENEFGKKTRKLEDLKGKLSSFLKDLLRPALQDINERNFDDESQSFLTGDFSSEVTGEDFFGFKELGLEKEFGDLAGNVPLQLLTFQFSGKDADIQVKTKVIQPEEFEDVIYKKVTRETVQSGTYSKLIQPLLQSAVDRCTAYFAKLARSKNANQVPKNYDSLSFPLLEDEEYPKVKGSNRPRLPPTGKISTNYKKKHVSELFVLPEEEEKEEPKEEMEADKGVGSNKNDVSGIKETKDGVDDIFKAPMPIDENGFNIEETPMSSFSLNLPGMPDN; from the coding sequence ATGCTTACAGATTATCAGCGGTCCGATGCCGCTTCCATTCTGCCCACGGTGGAGAGATTATTTGCTGAAGGAGTGTTTaagaaatatttgaatccGAGCcaattgcttcttttgaagTCGCTACTGCACCTTCGTGATTCTGAATTGAAAGCGCGCATATGGGATTCATTCCTTACGGGGAAACTCGAGTTGTTTGTGAAGTTACAGACGAAGAAGACGGGACAGGGGTCGTCAGAtggtgctgctgttgttggtggTAGTACTGGCCAAGATAGCGAGACTGCAGCGGGGGGTAGCAGTGGTAATGGTAATGGTAATGgcgatgatgacgatgcGGAGAatgatttgattgatttgGAACAGCTAAAGGCGCAGTTGGAGGGGTTGGATTTCATTGGGAATTTGTCTTTGAAGGTGAGGTACGTTGTGTGGGAGCACGGGTTGGAGGATCTGCAGCAACAGGGCCCGTTGGATTATCTGCTGCTTGAAGAGAAAGGTAGAGGAGAATCTGGACCCGATGAGAAGTTGGACAATGACGTACAAATGACAGATGACGGGGCAGCTGACAAGCCAGCTGATGGGCCAGCTAATGGGCCAGCCGGTGAGCCAGCTGTTGCGCCAGTTACCACAACAAGCAGGGCTGCAGCGGCGCCTGTGGATGAAGAGGATGACAActacgatgatgatgaagacgatgacgacgacgacgaagaCAATTATGATGATGCTGAAGAGGACCCACAAAATGTGACAATGACTAACGACCAACCAATAGGAGGAGACTCCTCCACAGACTCTACTGCCCAAACCAAACCGTCGGAGGAGGAGCAAAAGACCAACAGCGTAGACGAAGGCGATTCAGCAACGTCTCCCACATACGAAGTCCTGGACAACGGCATCATAAAATTGCATATCACCATAACAAAAGACACCCTCAACGAATTACCATCGGTTAACCCATACGACATTATCGGAAACTTCCATAAGATATACCATCTCTTCGATAACGACAAGGAGACTGTTATGAGGCGGTTGAAACTTCAGGAAAACGATCAGATGTTGGAGAACTCGAGGAAAAGATCCCACGATCAAATTGAGGGtgaggaggaagaggaCGACTCAGGAAACCCTAGCATAGCACATCCAAAGTCGTCATCGGACACTAAATCCAAGCCAAAGGGGAAAAATGACATTCAAATGGACTTGGGCGTAGTTAACCTTTCGCTAAGACATCTCTTGAAGTCAGTACAGGAAAATAAAAGCAAACTAGATATTTCGGATTACGAACTTAAACACCTCATAATGGACGTTAGAATGAACCGGTCCAAATGGGCCTCGGACGATAAAATAGGACAAGAAGAGTTATACGACGCATGCGAAAAAGTCGTCCTAGAACTTAGAAACTATACTGAACATTCAACCGCTTTTTTAAACAAAGTTAGTAAAAGGGAAGCACCAAACTATGACCAGATCATTAAAAAACCGATGGATCTCAACAGAgtcttgaagaaacttAAAACTTTCCAGTATAAATCCAAACACGAATTTGTGGACGATATCATGCTTATATGGAGAAACTGTCTCACTTATAATTCGGATCCGAAACACTTCCTTAGAGCTCATGCTATCGCAATGCAAAAGAAGTCACAACAGCTTATTCCTCTTATACCAGATATAACCATTCGTGATAGAGCACAAGTAGAAaaggaattagaagaagctGATGCTGATAGCAATgttaaggaagaagaagaggatgcAGGATCCGGACGTAAAGGTATTCAAAGACGTGGTGTGCAAAAAGTTATAGACGACGAAGAGGACGATTCACAAGAAGTGCAAAGTAGAGGTAAGAAGGCAAAACCATCGGATACTCCCAATAAAAAACCAGCTTCATCTGGTACTGAAGGAACCAAAACTGGATCCACCTCTGAAACTGAAGCCAAAAAATCTCCCACTAAACAAGCTGACTCTGGAAataaggaagaacaagaagaaggtgcaGGAGGAGAAGGTGCCTCTTCTAAACCTTCATCTGAACAAACAGATTCTGAAAATAACAAAGAGAGCGTGCAAACCGCTGCCCAAAATACATCGTCTGCAACAGATAATAACGCTGCagaggaggaagaggatgaggaggacgaagaagatAATACCACAGGTATGATGCTTTTGGAgagtgatgatgataagGACGATCTGGAATTGTCTACGTGGAAAACATTGACAGCAAAAGCTCGTGCTGAAATATGTCTCAAAAGATCGCAGTTGTTTACTGAACGTAAAATTAATGCAGAAACCGATGCGTTGCTTAAAAATCCTTCTAAATTAAAACATTTCGACCAATTCTTCGAAGAGTATAAGCAGCAGAAGGAGGCCGAGTTTGCTAGGCAGaaacttcaagaacaatcaataatgaaaaatggCTTTGGGGCAGTCATGAACCAGTCGGATAACGCTCTAGGAAATGGGGCTTCAGATTCTAATTTTAAATCGCATAGCACCGAAAGTGCAATTGCTAAGGAATCAAATGAAATtacagcagaagaagtacCTCTTTTAACTGAATATAATGTTACAAACTATGTCCCGGATTTGGCATACGAAGGTGttggaaaagaacaattggATGCTCTTGAGGAAAATATGGTCCAAAAAATAGTGAAAGAGGGAACTACCATGAAAAGTAAGTTGATGAATAATATTGATAAGGGACTAGGTCCAAAAATGAACCACAACATTCAGTTGATACATGAAATTAGACATATTTGCCATAAGATATCTTTGATCAGAGCTCTACAAAATCCTAACAAACCCAAAACACCACCTCAACCTCAAAGGTTCAAGGAGTTCATAATAAACGATGATATAGATCTGGATCCAATATCTCAACTTGCATCTCACGACTACAAAAGTGATGAAAAGTTAATCAATCGTGTTCTTCATCGTAATGTATCCAAGATAGCAATGTCAAATGGTTTTGAGAGCACAGAACCTACTGCCCTAAATATGCTCTCTGAGATAACAGCAGACTACTTGTCAAATCTCATTAAAACGATAAAACTGCACCATGAGACACATTCAACAAATAAACGTAAACCAATTGATGCACTCAATATGACTTTGTTGGAGAATGGTATCAACAAACCGGACGATTTGTTCACATACATGGAAAATGAATTTGGTAAAAAGACTAGGAAACTAGAAGATCTCAAGGGAAAATTAAGCTCTTTCCTAAAAGATCTATTGAGACCAGCTCTTCAAGATATTAATGAGAGAAACTTCGACGATGAATCTCAAAGTTTCCTCACTGGTGATTTCTCTTCAGAAGTTACTGGAGAAGATTTCTTTGGCTTCAAGGAACTCGgtcttgaaaaagaatttggTGATCTAGCAGGTAATGTTCCACTACAATTGCTTACTTTCCAATTTAGCGGTAAAGACGCAGATATCCAGGTCAAAACCAAAGTTATTCAGCCAGAAGAATTCGAGGATGTTATTTATAAGAAAGTTACGAGGGAAACAGTTCAATCTGGAACATACTCCAAACTTATCCAACCACTACTACAGAGTGCTGTTGATCGTTGTACAGCTTACTTCGCCAAACTAGCCAGAAGTAAGAATGCAAATCAAGTTCCCAAAAATTATGACAGCTTATCATTTCCTTTGCTCGAAGAtgaggaatatccaaaGGTAAAAGGTTCCAACAGGCCAAGATTACCTCCAACAGGAAAGATAAGCACCAACtataaaaagaaacatgTGTCAGAATTGTTTGTATtgccagaagaagaagagaaagaggaacCCAAGGAAGAAATGGAAGCAGACAAGGGAGTGGGGTCAAATAAGAACGATGTTTCTGGCATTAAAGAAACTAAGGATGGTGTTGATGACATTTTCAAAGCCCCAATGCCTATTGATGAGAACGGATTCAATATAGAAGAAACACCAATGTCATCTTTTAGTCTAAACCTACCTGGAATGCCTGACAATTAA